In a genomic window of Punica granatum isolate Tunisia-2019 chromosome 6, ASM765513v2, whole genome shotgun sequence:
- the LOC116210583 gene encoding BTB/POZ domain-containing protein At3g50780, with the protein MAEIRLTRVEQGQTKIKNVPIAVTPEGFWCCPSPIVFQKNLKAQNPLNKPPRPSSPPHKPILPKKQVPSADRKPLPLRPAPVPDDVRAVAPEILTPSAPPERTPRPKTEHLPRKVSIEFGESGTSNMKVVLMGRQGFCVKLSVHRDVLAENSSFFAGKLFEDRDGSPCLEIDDCEDAEIYVETVGLMYCQDMKQRLVKQSVPRVLRILKVAELLGFNQCIKSCLEYLEAVPWVGEEEEEKVVSSVLRLQGEGIGITPVLKRISSETSNPPKDTLSYIIELVLKSSEERGRREMKSIVLKLLRENSNIPSPHFCHETIYDSCRGCVNSLLGFFRQAVEDLQTADQVAKQITLEVDNISWLLDILTDRRAADEFAAIWAQQQELTALHGKLPIVSRYHVSCVTAKLFVGIGRGQILPSKETRLMLLKVWLQPLIDDYRWLQHGCRSFDQKVVEEGIGRTILTLPLEDQQSILLSWLGSFLKAGDSCPNLQRAFEVWWRRTFIRPYVESQGNFRESDCSMTTK; encoded by the exons ATGGCCGAAATTAGACTGACAAGAGTGGAGCAGGGGCAGACCAAAATTAAGAATGTTCCCATTGCTGTAACCCCAGAGGGCTTCTGGTGCTGCCCTTCCCCTATTGTGTTCCAGAAGAACCTCAAAGCACAAAATCCTCTCAACAAGCCCCCCAGACCCTCCTCACCCCCCCACAAACCAATCCTCCCAAAGAAGCAGGTCCCTTCTGCTGATCGGAAACCACTGCCGCTGAGGCCGGCACCTGTTCCCGATGATGTGCGAGCTGTGGCTCCTGAAATCCTTACTCCCTCCGCTCCCCCTGAGAGGACCCCGAGGCCGAAAACCGAACACTTACCGAGGAAGGTCTCGATTGAGTTTGGTGAGAGTGGGACCAGCAACATGAAGGTGGTCTTGATGGGAAGGCAGGGGTTCTGTGTGAAATTGAGTGTCCACCGGGATGTTCTTGCTGAGAACAGCAGCTTCTTCGCGGGTAAGCTTTTTGAGGATCGGGATGGATCTCCTTGCCTTGAGATTGATGATTGTGAGGATGCTGAGATTTATGTCGAGACTGTTGGGCTCATGTATTGCCAAGACATGAAGCAGCGGCTTGTCAAGCAGAGTGTTCCCCGTGTGCTGCGCATACTGAAG GTTGCAGAGTTACTCGGATTCAACCAATGCATCAAATCATGCTTGGAGTACCTAGAAGCTGTCCCCTGGGTCggtgaggaggaggaagagaaggTGGTCTCCTCGGTGTTGCGTCTCCAAGGAGAAGGCATTGGGATAACCCCCGTACTAAAGAGGATTTCCTCTGAAACCTCGAACCCTCCAAAGGATACGCTGTCCTACATAATCGAACTGGTCCTTAAGAGCAGTGAAGAGAGAGGCCGGCGTGAGATGAAATCCATCGTCCTCAAGCTGCTCAGGGAGAACAGCAACATCCCCTCACCCCACTTTTGCCACGAGACCATATATGACTCTTGCAGAGGCTGCGTGAACTCACTCCTGGGCTTCTTCAGACAAGCCGTGGAAGACTTGCAGACTGCTGATCAAGTGGCGAAGCAGATAACCTTAGAGGTAGATAACATCTCATGGTTGCTTGATATTTTAACTGACCGTCGAGCTGCTGATGAATTCGCAGCAATATGGGCTCAGCAGCAAGAGCTGACAGCCCTACACGGAAAGCTCCCAATTGTCTCCCGGTATCATGTGAGCTGTGTCACGGCGAAGCTCTTTGTGGGAATTGGAAGAGGCCAGATATTGCCATCAAAGGAGACACGTCTGATGCTGCTGAAGGTTTGGCTCCAGCCATTGATTGATGACTACCGGTGGCTCCAGCATGGATGCAGGTCATTTGATCAAAAAGTTGTGGAGGAAGGGATCGGGCGTACAATACTGACGCTTCCTCTAGAGGACCAGCAGAGTATCCTCCTCTCATGGTTGGGCAGCTTTCTTAAGGCAGGTGATAGCTGCCCCAATCTCCAGAGAGCCTTCGAGGTGTGGTGGCGTAGGACTTTTATTAGGCCGTACGTGGAGTCACAGGGGAATTTTCGTGAGTCAGATTGCTCGATGACCACTAAGTAG